In a genomic window of Equus przewalskii isolate Varuska chromosome 4, EquPr2, whole genome shotgun sequence:
- the MRPS33 gene encoding small ribosomal subunit protein mS33, whose translation MSSLSEYALRMSRLSARLFGEVARPTDAKSMKVVELFSEQPLAKRKETYDWYPDHNTYFALMGTLRFLGLYRDEHQDFKDEQMRLKKLRGKGKPRKGEGKRAAKKK comes from the exons ATGTCCTCCCTCTCCGAATACGCCTTGCGCATGAGTCGTCTCAGTGCCCGGCTGTTTGGTGAAGTGGCCAGGCCCACCGATGCCAAGTCCATGAAGGTAGTGGAACTGTTCAGTGAGCAGCCTTTGGCCAAGAGGAAGGAGACGTATGACTGGTATCCCGATCACAACACATACTTTGCGCTCATGGGGACACTGCGTTTTCTTGGCCTCTACAG GGATGAGCATCAGGACTTCAAGGATGAGCAGATGCGTCTAAAGAAGCTTCGTGGAAAGGGGAAACCacggaaaggagaagggaaaagagcagcaaaaaagaaatag